From the Paenibacillus sp. R14(2021) genome, the window GCATTTCAATAGCCGCGCGAGCGCCTAGATAAGAACCACCGATACCAATCACGATCAGCACCTGGGAGTCGGATTTGATTTTCGCGGCCGCTTTCTGAATGCGGGCAAATTCTTCTTTGTCGTAGTTCGTCGGCAGGTCGATCCAGCCGAGGTAATGGGAGCCCGCGCCCGTTCCGCTGCGAAGCTGCTCGTGAGCCGTGCGAACCTGTCCTGCCAAATGATCAATCTCATGCTGGCCGATAAAACCAAGCGCTTTGCTGTAATCAAATGTAACTGCTTTCGTCATGGGGTTGAACCTCCTAAAAGTTTTTGCGACACTTCCTGATTATTCTTCGTTGCGAGCAAAAACTCGCTTCGGAAGCATAGGCTTAGTTTTTGCGAAACTTCCTGATTATTCTTCGTTGCGAGCAAAAACTCGCTTCGGAAGCATAGGCTTAGTTTTTGCGAAACTTCCTGATTATTCTTCGTTGCGAGCAAAAACTCGCTTCGGAAGCATAGGCTTAGTTTTGCGATAGCTTCCTCATTATTCTTCGTAGCGAGCAAAACTCGCTTCGGAAGCATAGGCTTAGTTTTGCGACACTTCCTGATTATTCTTCGTAGCGAGCAAAACTCGCTTCGGAAGCATAGGCTTAGTTTTTGCGGCACTTCCTGATTATTCCTCGTTGCGAGCAAAAACTCGCTTCGAAAGCCGCACCTTAGTTTCTGCTCTTTTTGCTGCGCGTATGAACGAATCCCATTTCGTTAAGGTTAAGAATAATGGATTTCTTAGCCAAAAACAAGGCAAGCCGGGTCGATACAGCTTCCTCTGAAATTATGTTAAAATGGGGGAAACCTACATACGGAAACAAGGAGATGAAGATGGCATGTTCAAAATCGGATTTATCGGTTTAGGCGTTATGGGTGAGCCGATGGCCGCCAATCTGCTTCGCAAAGGCTACCCCGTGACGGTCTATAACCGCACGCCTGGGAAAGCGGACAAGCTGATCGAGCTTGGCGCGGATACGGCGAATTCCCCCGCCGCAGTGGCCCGTACGGCGGAAGTCATCATTACCATGATCAGCAACGACGATTCCATCCGCGCTGTTTATTATGGCGAGAACGGTCTGCTCAGTTCGCTGATGCCCGGCACAATCGTCATTGACAGCAGCACGATTTCTCCTGCGCTCTCCCGCCAAATCCATAAGGATACGGCAGCAAAATTCGGCGATTTCCTCGATGCGCCGGTTACCGGAAGCAAGCCTGCAGCCGAAAGCGGCGCACTGGTGTTTATGGTCGGCGGCGAAATCGAGGTCATTCATAAAGTAAAGGACCTCCTTCTCACCATGGGACGCAAAGTCATTCCGATGGGGCCGAGCGGCAGCGGCTCTACCGCGAAGCTAGCCCATAACACCATCGTCGGCATCAATTTGGCCGCGCTTGTGGAAGGGATGGCGATTGCAGCGAGCGGCGGCATTGATGCCAAATCGTTCCTCGAGCTTGTACAGTCCGGCGGCGCAGCAAGCAAAGCGGCCGATCTGAAAGCACAGAAGCTGCTGGACCGTGATTTCAGCGTCCAATTCTCGCTTGGTCTCATGCTGAAGGATCTGCGCCTTGCCTCCACGTTGTCGGATGAACTGAAGACGCCGACGCCGGTTCTGGAGACGGTAAAAAGCCTGTACCAGGTCGGCGATTCCATGGGGCTCGGTGATTTGGACTTCTCAGCGCTGGCAAACAGCTACGAGCAGTGGA encodes:
- a CDS encoding NAD(P)-binding domain-containing protein produces the protein MFKIGFIGLGVMGEPMAANLLRKGYPVTVYNRTPGKADKLIELGADTANSPAAVARTAEVIITMISNDDSIRAVYYGENGLLSSLMPGTIVIDSSTISPALSRQIHKDTAAKFGDFLDAPVTGSKPAAESGALVFMVGGEIEVIHKVKDLLLTMGRKVIPMGPSGSGSTAKLAHNTIVGINLAALVEGMAIAASGGIDAKSFLELVQSGGAASKAADLKAQKLLDRDFSVQFSLGLMLKDLRLASTLSDELKTPTPVLETVKSLYQVGDSMGLGDLDFSALANSYEQWINKRITNHGDADIFTAASTADAAPASVQTVSAAAQGDRRRSERLSLNVPLKLSVYQWEQEGSFSGQLIDGTLCDLSENGVQIMSGYPLERDMFIVIHFPQDSKLPPVTGRIIRIDPNGAAFRYGCMLAGLAPYQRLQLEAYINKQTITAD